One segment of Coffea arabica cultivar ET-39 chromosome 7c, Coffea Arabica ET-39 HiFi, whole genome shotgun sequence DNA contains the following:
- the LOC113699363 gene encoding CSC1-like protein At4g35870: MTNYTVPSLPPSASGGDGDFDYDTAWYGNIQYLVNISAIGALTCLLIFILIKLRSDHRRMPGPTAIVSKLLAAWHATGREIARHCGADAAQFLLIEGGSSALLLSLAVLAISVMLPINIYAGKASLGDEFSKTTINHIEKGSPLLWVHLIFVVIVVVLVHYGVNEIEKRLKVTRLRDGHGNPSDPGANSSAIFTIMIHGLPTTLGFDKTPLVEYFQHKYPGKVYEVIVPMDLCALDDLASDLVKVRDDISKLVARIESRGFLDEVEEYEDAGNGRGLWEKICLLWRRVVDLWYRAMDALGFSDEERLRKLQEFRADLEMEMAAYKDGRARGAGVAFVVFKDVYAANKAVQDLRNEKRRRFGRFFSITELQLQRNQWKVERAPLASDIYWNNLGSSKLSLRLRRVIVNTCLLLLLLFCSSPLAILSGISSAARIINAEAVDHAETWLAWVQSSSWLASLIFQFLPNVLIFVSMYIVIPSVLSYLSKFERHLTVSGEQRAALLKMVCFFLVNLILLRGLVESSLESAILKMGRCYLDGEDCKRIEQYMSASFLSRSCLSSLAFLITSTFLGISFDLLAPVPSIKKMLRKFRKNDMLQLVPEQSELENHDIESLERPLISEAAAGVMTSNNGYLQHSALNGVDSPGQDMSEYPPVSRTSPMPKRTFDFAQYYAFNLTIFALTLIYSSFAPLVVPVGAIYFGYRYVVDKYNFLFVYRVRGFPAGNDGRLMDTVLFVMRFCVDLFLLSMLLFFSVHGDSTKLQAIFTLGLLVMYKLLPSDNEGVQPALLQGIQTVDNIIDGPIDYEVLSKPTFEWDTYNS, from the coding sequence ATGACCAATTACACCGTCCCATCACTTCCACCGTCCGCCTCCGGTGGCGACGGAGACTTTGATTACGATACGGCATGGTACGGGAACATCCAATACTTAGTTAACATTTCCGCCATCGGAGCCTTAACGTGTCTCCTCATCTTCATCTTAATTAAGCTCCGAAGCGACCACCGCCGCATGCCCGGCCCCACCGCCATCGTTTCTAAGCTCCTCGCCGCCTGGCACGCCACCGGCCGAGAGATCGCCCGCCACTGTGGCGCTGATGCAGCTCAATTTCTCCTTATTGAAGGTGGCAGCTCTGCCCTACTCCTTTCCCTCGCTGTGCTGGCCATCTCCGTCATGCTTCCAATCAATATTTACGCTGGAAAGGCTTCTTTGGGAGACGAATTCTCGAAAACCACCATTAATCATATCGAAAAAGGTTCGCCTTTGCTCTGGGTTCACCTTATTTTTGTTGTAATTGTTGTTGTTTTGGTGCATTATGGTGTGAATGAGATTGAAAAAAGATTGAAAGTCACGAGGTTGCGAGATGGGCATGGTAATCCTAGTGACCCTGGTGCAAATTCGAGTGCAATATTTACTATAATGATACATGGGTTGCCAACAACTTTGGGCTTTGATAAGACCCCATTGGTGGAATACTTTCAGCATAAGTATCCAGGGAAGGTGTATGAAGTTATTGTTCCGATGGATTTGTGTGCATTAGATGATTTAGCTTCGGACTTAGTGAAGGTTAGGGATGATATTTCAAAGTTGGTGGCAAGGATCGAGTCAAGAGGATTTCTGGATGAGGTAGAGGAATATGAGGATGCAGGGAATGGAAGGGGATTGTGGGAGAAGATATGTTTGTTGTGGAGGAGAGTGGTAGATTTGTGGTATCGGGCTATGGACGCTCTGGGGTTTTCTGATGAGGAGAGATTGAGAAAGTTGCAAGAGTTTAGGGCAGATTTGGAAATGGAGATGGCAGCTTATAAAGATGGCCGAGCAAGGGGTGCTGGTGTTGCTTTTGTGGTGTTTAAAGATGTCTATGCAGCTAATAAGGCAGTTCAGGATCTTCGAAATGAAAAGAGAAGACGGTTTGGAAGATTCTTTTCCATTACAGAGTTACAACTTCAAAGGAACCAGTGGAAGGTAGAGAGGGCTCCACTGGCAAGTGATATTTATTGGAATAACTTGGGTTCATCAAAACTGTCTCTAAGATTGCGTAGAGTGATTGTGAACACATGCCTGTTATTGCTACTTCTGTTCTGCAGTTCTCCACTTGCTATACTTAGTGGCATTAGCAGCGCAGCACGGATTATTAATGCAGAAGCTGTGGATCATGCTGAGACTTGGCTGGCTTGGGTGCAGAGTTCAAGCTGGCTTGCATCCTTAATCTTCCAGTTTCTGCCCAATGTACTTATTTTTGTCAGCATGTATATTGTGATCCCATCTGttctttcttatctttccaaatTTGAGCGGCATTTGACCGTGTCTGGGGAGCAAAGAGCTGCGCTCTTGAAGATGGTTTGCTTTTTCTTGGTAAACCTCATTCTTCTAAGGGGTCTAGTTGAGTCATCACTGGAGAGCGCTATTTTGAAGATGGGACGATGTTACTTGGATGGAGAAGATTGCAAAAGGATTGAACAATATATGAGTGCCTCTTTTCTTTCAAGATCTTGCCTTTCATCACTTGCATTTCTTATTACAAGCACTTTCTTGGGAATATCCTTTGATTTACTGGCTCCAGTACCTTCAATTAAGAAGATGCTCCGGAAGTTCAGAAAGAATGATATGCTCCAGCTGGTTCCGGAGCAAAGTGAACTGGAAAATCATGACATTGAAAGTTTGGAGAGGCCTCTGATTTCTGAAGCTGCAGCTGGGGTAATGACAAGCAATAATGGATATTTACAACATTCTGCTTTGAACGGTGTTGATTCACCAGGTCAAGACATGTCTGAATACCCTCCTGTTAGCAGAACCTCACCCATGCCTAAGCGAACTTTTGATTTTGCACAATACTATGCGTTCAACCTCACAATCTTTGCCCTAACCCTCATATATTCCTCCTTTGCTCCCCTTGTGGTTCCGGTGGGAGCTATATATTTTGGTTACAGATATGTGGTAGACAAGTACAACTTCCTATTTGTCTACAGGGTGCGAGGTTTTCCGGCTGGTAATGATGGGAGGTTGATGGATACTGTTTTGTTTGTAATGCGGTTTTGTGTTGATTTGTTTCTTCTCTCGATGCTACTCTTCTTCTCAGTTCACGGGGATTCCACAAAGCTGCAGGCCATATTCACTCTCGGGTTGTTAGTAATGTATAAGCTTTTACCCTCTGATAATGAAGGTGTACAGCCAGCCTTATTGCAAGGCATACAGACTGTTGACAACATCATTGATGGTCCCATAGATTATGAAGTTTTGTCGAAGCCTACTTTTGAATGGGATACTTATAACTCATAA
- the LOC113698830 gene encoding probable protein phosphatase 2C 60 isoform X2, producing MLSRLIEFLKACCRPSSDRCAHSGSDTAGRQDGLLWYKDTGQHSIGDFSMAVVQANNLLEDQSQIESGSLSLLDSGPYGTFVGVYDGHGGPETSRYINDHLFQHLKKQSSMSVDVIRKAFQATEEGFLSVVSKNWPTKPQMAAVGSCCLVAVICGGTLYVANLGDSRAVLGRVVRATGEVLAIQLSNEHNASIESVRQELHAMHPDDSHIVVLKHNVWRVKGLIQVSRSIGDVYLKRAEFNREPLYAKFRLREPFKRPILSSEPAITVHELQPHDQFLIFASDGLWEHLSNQEAVDIVQNHPRSGIARKLVKAALQEAAKKREMRYSDLKKIDRGVRRHFHDDITVIVVFLDSNLVSRASTLRGPTLSLRGGGINVPAKALAPTQLGSA from the exons ATGTTATCAAGGTTGATAGAATTTCTAAAGGCCTGCTGCCGGCCCTCTTCAGACCGATGTGCACACTCAGGTTCGGACACTGCAGGCCGGCAAGATGGGCTTCTTTGGTACAAAGACACTGGACAGCACTCAATTGGTGACTTCTCAATGGCGGTTGTCCAGGCCAATAATTTGCTTGAGGATCAAAGCCAGATTGAATCAGGTTCACTGAGTTTGCTTGATTCTGGTCCCTATGGAACATTTGTTGGAGTATATGATGGTCATGGAGGGCCTGAGACATCGCGATACATCAACGATCACCTATTTCAGCATCTGAAAA AGCAAAGTTCCATGTCAGTGGATGTAATTCGGAAAGCATTTCAAGCAACAGAAGAGGGATTTCTGTcagtagtttcaaaaaattggCCAACGAAACCACAGATGGCCGCTGTTGGATCTTGTTGCCTGGTTGCTGTTATATGTGGTGGGACCCTATACGTCGCCAACCTTGGTGACTCTAGGGCAGTATTGGGGAGGGTTGTCAGGGCAACTGGAGAAGTTCTTGCCATCCAGCTATCTAATGAACATAATGCAAGCATAGAGTCTGTCAGACAGGAATTGCATGCAATGCATCCAGATGACTCTCATATAGTTGTTCTCAAGCATAATGTATGGCGTGTAAAGGGTTTGATACAG GTTTCAAGATCAATTGGTGATGTGTATCTTAAAAGGGCGGAATTCAATAGGGAGCCCTTATATGCTAAGTTTCGTCTCCGAGAACCTTTCAAAAGGCCTATATTAAGCTCTGAACCAGCAATAACTGTTCATGAACTCCAGCCACATGATCAGTTTCTCATATTTGCTTCTGATGGTCTCTGGGAACACCTAAGCAATCAGGAGGCAGTGGATATAGTGCAAAATCATCCTCGCAGC GGTATTGCTCGGAAGCTGGTAAAGGCTGCATTGCAAGAAGCAGCCAAGAAAAGAGAAATGAGGTACTCTGACCTGAAGAAGATAGATCGTGGAGTTCGACGGCATTTTCATGATGACATTACGGTCATAGTTGTTTTCCTAGATTCGAATCTTGTCAGTAGAGCCAGCACTTTGAGAGGCCCCACGTTGTCCCTAAGAGGTGGTGGTATCAACGTGCCAGCGAAAGCTTTGGCTCCAACACAACTCGGTAGTGCATGA
- the LOC113698830 gene encoding probable protein phosphatase 2C 46 isoform X1, giving the protein MLSRLIEFLKACCRPSSDRCAHSGSDTAGRQDGLLWYKDTGQHSIGDFSMAVVQANNLLEDQSQIESGSLSLLDSGPYGTFVGVYDGHGGPETSRYINDHLFQHLKRFASEQSSMSVDVIRKAFQATEEGFLSVVSKNWPTKPQMAAVGSCCLVAVICGGTLYVANLGDSRAVLGRVVRATGEVLAIQLSNEHNASIESVRQELHAMHPDDSHIVVLKHNVWRVKGLIQVSRSIGDVYLKRAEFNREPLYAKFRLREPFKRPILSSEPAITVHELQPHDQFLIFASDGLWEHLSNQEAVDIVQNHPRSGIARKLVKAALQEAAKKREMRYSDLKKIDRGVRRHFHDDITVIVVFLDSNLVSRASTLRGPTLSLRGGGINVPAKALAPTQLGSA; this is encoded by the exons ATGTTATCAAGGTTGATAGAATTTCTAAAGGCCTGCTGCCGGCCCTCTTCAGACCGATGTGCACACTCAGGTTCGGACACTGCAGGCCGGCAAGATGGGCTTCTTTGGTACAAAGACACTGGACAGCACTCAATTGGTGACTTCTCAATGGCGGTTGTCCAGGCCAATAATTTGCTTGAGGATCAAAGCCAGATTGAATCAGGTTCACTGAGTTTGCTTGATTCTGGTCCCTATGGAACATTTGTTGGAGTATATGATGGTCATGGAGGGCCTGAGACATCGCGATACATCAACGATCACCTATTTCAGCATCTGAAAA GGTTTGCCTCAGAGCAAAGTTCCATGTCAGTGGATGTAATTCGGAAAGCATTTCAAGCAACAGAAGAGGGATTTCTGTcagtagtttcaaaaaattggCCAACGAAACCACAGATGGCCGCTGTTGGATCTTGTTGCCTGGTTGCTGTTATATGTGGTGGGACCCTATACGTCGCCAACCTTGGTGACTCTAGGGCAGTATTGGGGAGGGTTGTCAGGGCAACTGGAGAAGTTCTTGCCATCCAGCTATCTAATGAACATAATGCAAGCATAGAGTCTGTCAGACAGGAATTGCATGCAATGCATCCAGATGACTCTCATATAGTTGTTCTCAAGCATAATGTATGGCGTGTAAAGGGTTTGATACAG GTTTCAAGATCAATTGGTGATGTGTATCTTAAAAGGGCGGAATTCAATAGGGAGCCCTTATATGCTAAGTTTCGTCTCCGAGAACCTTTCAAAAGGCCTATATTAAGCTCTGAACCAGCAATAACTGTTCATGAACTCCAGCCACATGATCAGTTTCTCATATTTGCTTCTGATGGTCTCTGGGAACACCTAAGCAATCAGGAGGCAGTGGATATAGTGCAAAATCATCCTCGCAGC GGTATTGCTCGGAAGCTGGTAAAGGCTGCATTGCAAGAAGCAGCCAAGAAAAGAGAAATGAGGTACTCTGACCTGAAGAAGATAGATCGTGGAGTTCGACGGCATTTTCATGATGACATTACGGTCATAGTTGTTTTCCTAGATTCGAATCTTGTCAGTAGAGCCAGCACTTTGAGAGGCCCCACGTTGTCCCTAAGAGGTGGTGGTATCAACGTGCCAGCGAAAGCTTTGGCTCCAACACAACTCGGTAGTGCATGA
- the LOC113699470 gene encoding receptor-like protein kinase HERK 1, whose protein sequence is MGRGGKSLTWRQRVNIAIGAAKGIAHLHEGVKPSIIHRDIKPSNILVSENFEAKVSDFGLVKSGPVGDQSHVSSQVKGTPGYLDPAYCASFHLSPFTDVYSFGVILLQLVAARPAVDSSRKHPNIHIVDWARSSLERGRADEIIDANLLLEECNMEIMLRMGQLGLRCVVEMPKERPTMTQVWQELETALDSVEIFIPKQSSLYSAELSGFRSGSTGYRDRGSIDNGHSQSSISIDGIGLQKFHVDMDSHSFRSSSLTCFEHSTNMDAAAKNLRGIAEEISISMDEDKVTRANEFSLDYDVSMICHYPL, encoded by the exons ATGG GAAGGGGAGGAAAGAGCTTAACTTGGAGGCAAAGAGTAAATATAGCAATTGGAGCAGCCAAGG GGATAGCTCATCTGCATGAAGGAGTAAAGCCAAGTATAATCCATCGAGATATAAAACCAAGTAACATCTTAGTAAGCGAGAATTTTGAGGCTAAGGTCTCAGATTTTGGCCTTGTTAAATCAGGTCCTGTGGGGGATCAATCACATGTAAGTAGTCAGGTTAAAGGGACACCAGGGTACCTTGACCCTGCCTACTGTGCAAGCTTCCATTTAAGTCCTTTTACTGATGTTTATAGCTTCGGTGTCATTCTTCTGCAACTTGTTGCTGCTAGACCTGCAGTCGATTCATCTAGAAAACACCCTAATATTCATATTGTTGATTGG GCAAGGTCTAGCCTGGAGAGAGGAAGAGCTGACGAAATCATAGATGCAAATCTACTACTAGAGGAATGTAACATGGAGATAATGTTGAGGATGGGACAACTTGGATTAAGATGTGTGGTGGAGATGCCGAAAGAGAGGCCTACAATGACTCAAGTGTGGCAAGAACTAGAGACAGCTCTTGATTCAGTAGAAATCTTTATACCTAAACAATCTTCATTGTATTCCGCGGAACTATCAGGATTCCGTAGTGGATCAACTGGTTATCGGGATCGCGGATCGATTGACAATGGTCATTCTCAAAGTTCCATAAGCATAGATGGAATTGGACTTCAAAAATTTCATGTGGACATGGATAGTCACTCTTTCCGGAGTTCTAGTTTGACGTGTTTCGAGCACAGCACTAACATGGATGCTGCTGCAAAGAATCTAAGAGGCATTGCTGAGGAGATAAGTATAAGCATGGATGAGGACAAGGTCACACGGGCAAATGAATTCAGCTTAGACTATGATGTTAGCATGATTTGCCATTACCCATTATAA